Proteins from one Panicum virgatum strain AP13 chromosome 7K, P.virgatum_v5, whole genome shotgun sequence genomic window:
- the LOC120640062 gene encoding cysteine-rich receptor-like protein kinase 6 — protein sequence MGQHGLDLEAGQAARSDCGDIGASACNTCVATGFQDTQQFCAFAKDAAVYYDSCLLCFSNTNFIATADNDVVMILMNTKNFTGNADSMRLMLFTLLNDTTQQAAGSSTRFTTARLDISLLPTMYCLVQCMPDLAAGEYAACLRDFLQLTLRYLDGKQGGRLIGVRCNMRYEIYPFYNGDPMLRIISRAPAVPAINSTPPGTPITVFPQPPLPPASVPAGPAQEHRDREGEIERGGRARLSASSREGCAAVVSSSSNSGEHERERRASGVEVGGSPEAGVWGMEAGGSHSREACSRRGGRWLAATGGALAAVRVGARASGGGAQAGSAGQRTGGLCAAARRLGPMTARVQAREGSSQQVEAPLPRPAGYSARREPGAAVGAEAAA from the exons ATGGGGCAGCATGGACTAGACCTCGAAGCCGGTCAGGCAGCGAGGAGTGAC TGCGGGGACATCGGCGCCTCCGCCTGCAACACCTGCGTCGCCACGGGCTTCCAGGACACGCAGCAGTTCTGCGCGTTTGCCAAGGACGCCGCCGTGTACTATGACTCCTGCCTCCTCTGCTTCTCCAACACAAACTTCATCGCGACCGCCGACAACGATGTTGTGATGATCCTCATGAACACCAAGAACTTCACGGGGAACGCCGACTCCATGAGGCTCATGCTGTTCACGCTGCTGAATGACACGACCCAGCAAGCGGCCGGCAGCTCGACGAGGTTCACGACCGCGCGCCTGGACATCAGCTTGCTGCCGACGATGTACTGCCTCGTGCAGTGCAtgcccgacctcgccgccggcgagtacGCGGCGTGTCTGCGGGACTTCCTGCAGCTGACGCTCCGGTACCTCGACGGGAAACAAGGAGGTCGGCTGATCGGGGTTCGGTGTAACATGAGGTACGAGATCTACCCTTTCTACAATGGGGACCCGATGCTGCGTATTATCTCACGGGCCCCTGCAGTACCGGCGATCAATAGCACGCCGCCGGGAACGCCTATCACAGTGTTTCCGcagccgccactgccgccggcGTCAGTCCCGGCCGGTCCAGCACAAGAACACAGAGACAGAG agggagagatagagagaggagGCAGGGCACGCCTGAGTGCCAGCAGCAGGGAGGGGTGCGCCGCCGTggtgtcctcctcctccaactCTGGGGAGCACGAGCGCGAG AGGCGGGCGAGCGGCGTGGAGGTTggcggctcgccggaggcgGGCGTGTGGGGCATGGAGGCTGGTGGCTCGCATTCACGAGAGGCGTGCTCGCGACGTGGAGGCCGGTGGCTTGCAGCCACGGGAGGGGCTCTTGCAGCGGTGCGTGTTGGGGCCAGGGcatctggcggcggcgcacaggcgGGCTCTGCGGGGCAGCGCAcgggcgggctctgcgcggcagCACGTAGGCTCGGTCCCATGACGGCGCGAGTGCAGGCTAGGGAGGGGAGCTCACAGCAGGTTGAAGCGCCGCTCCCTCGCCCAGCGGGCTACAGCGCGCGGCGCGAGCCAGGGGCGGCGGttggagcagaggcggcggcataG